A single Verrucomicrobiaceae bacterium DNA region contains:
- a CDS encoding DUF1287 domain-containing protein, protein MRRIPLLFLTLGLLLPVQATTTRDLADQARRYAPAESLFAGKLVRAALDRTHQSVRYDPAYLKLAYPGGDVPADTGVCTDEVIRSYRAIGFDLQKLVHEDMRRDFRAYPRNWGLTRPDSNIDHRRVPNLQTFFKRRGAALPITQKAADYLPGDLITCTVAGKLPHIALVVPAPDGGERPWIVHNIGSGPQIEDRLFEFPLTGHYRWHPK, encoded by the coding sequence ATGCGACGCATCCCTTTACTCTTCCTGACTCTAGGCCTGCTGCTACCCGTGCAGGCCACGACCACACGTGATCTCGCAGATCAGGCACGGCGATATGCCCCGGCGGAGAGCCTTTTCGCAGGGAAACTCGTCCGTGCGGCTCTGGATCGCACGCATCAGAGTGTGCGCTACGACCCTGCGTATCTGAAACTGGCCTATCCAGGTGGTGATGTGCCTGCGGACACTGGAGTCTGCACCGATGAAGTCATCCGCAGCTACCGCGCAATCGGCTTTGATCTGCAAAAGCTCGTCCACGAGGACATGCGGCGGGATTTTCGTGCCTATCCACGCAACTGGGGTCTCACGCGGCCAGATTCAAACATCGACCACCGTCGCGTGCCGAATTTGCAGACCTTTTTCAAGCGCCGTGGCGCTGCGCTCCCCATCACGCAAAAGGCTGCGGATTATCTACCGGGCGATCTCATCACCTGCACCGTCGCGGGCAAGCTGCCACACATCGCGCTCGTCGTCCCGGCGCCAGATGGCGGTGAGCGGCCCTGGATCGTTCACAACATCGGCAGTGGACCGCAGATCGAAGACCGGCTCTTCGAGTTCCCGCTCACGGGGCATTATCGTTGGCATCCGAAGTGA
- a CDS encoding pseudouridine synthase gives MKLDRLIAKHRGMGRKAALRVIAARRVRVAGVIETDGHVEADRFTQVELDEEVVQAAECGHYLIMHKPVGYLSATKDAQLPTVLDLMQMEEKHTLHLAGRLDRSTSGLLLLTNDGRWSKRLMTAEHKVPKVYLVETHEPVPADAVEAFARGFYFHTEDITTLPAQLEITGECSARVTLHEGRYHQVKRMFHRVGCRVATLHRLSVGALTLPQELKPGEWRAMTPEERAKCLLSED, from the coding sequence ATGAAGCTCGACCGCTTGATCGCTAAACACCGAGGGATGGGGCGCAAAGCTGCGCTGCGAGTGATCGCGGCACGGCGGGTGCGTGTCGCAGGCGTCATCGAGACGGATGGCCATGTGGAGGCGGATCGATTCACCCAGGTGGAGCTCGATGAGGAAGTGGTGCAGGCCGCAGAGTGCGGGCATTACCTCATCATGCACAAGCCCGTGGGCTATCTCAGTGCCACAAAGGATGCACAGCTCCCCACCGTGCTGGATTTGATGCAGATGGAGGAAAAGCACACGCTGCACCTAGCCGGGCGGCTGGATCGCTCCACCTCTGGCCTGCTCTTGCTGACCAATGATGGCCGCTGGTCAAAGCGACTGATGACCGCAGAGCACAAAGTGCCGAAGGTGTATCTCGTCGAAACGCATGAGCCGGTGCCAGCGGATGCTGTGGAGGCCTTTGCACGCGGCTTTTACTTCCATACGGAGGACATCACCACGCTGCCTGCGCAGTTGGAGATCACGGGTGAGTGCTCTGCCCGTGTGACACTGCATGAGGGACGCTATCATCAGGTAAAGCGCATGTTTCACCGTGTCGGCTGCCGTGTCGCCACACTGCATCGACTCAGCGTCGGTGCCCTGACGCTGCCACAGGAGCTCAAACCGGGTGAATGGCGTGCCATGACGCCAGAAGAACGTGCGAAGTGCCTCCTGAGTGAGGACTGA
- a CDS encoding tetratricopeptide repeat protein — protein sequence MPEESLFVSTTAMMEPDDEVIKKVSELRKQALFLDAWKLLEPYARPEEWSQAKHRAVGARMIESMGGEKRGRKMWFRLWHDRRTRHVVREDMVWELLDMRGAFLAWQWLEKHPPMPEEEVAEHRDHPGVQAYLLAKLRDFERAEKLVDGLIVAHPESTWGWSVKADILELQDRREEALAAAEKALSIRSTHISSLHSQFDLLLAMGREPEALEKLRAGCARTQCPSLLRKLANLQIELGMHEEALATLNRHEELLPLMEEDMQRWQAGRRCDLASAMGDHAEALRQARLAAKPDSFYAKVAEYLEKTQGQQLTRRVLPVGFVAQHHLTCAPATVSAVARFLGKEVGHIELADEICYDGTPHYQERTWAEKHGWAVREFSVTVESAKQLIDRGIPIILSMVYSDSAHAQAVIGYDEYRQVLFVRDPSERTMTEFLALEALAGQAPFGPRGLAMVPVEQSHRFDGLELPEQALYDIKHAFDDALTRHDRAASLLLLEQMRRDHPQERLRWHVELALARYDDNTHARLEGLEALLQMHPKTINWQIDRLHVLRELRGREVFTEELRRACADKETHPLLWRMLGRELHWEARHVDEARRWIHRYHRARLDAYAVITSANMLWDVRRWEEASDLYRIASCLEDKNESFTMSYFKTSRWVRRSEEALRLLRGRFERDGHLSPQPAYSLAEALDMINRTEEAISVMDAAIQRRPDDMELALQHANWLLRTGKLERTREALARVKSRTAPGAWHRVDAQLASQEGDHHRELADWQQVILHEPQAADAHRAVARLLEQLESRTAALAHLRAACERFPFHWPLHDTWSDWVRGDSPEAMEAAARELLRIDPRSSSAWREVAISMKNRQRFTEAHEAMQHSAALDPMNPWHYHVLGGVFAAEKRLPEAKAAYRRAIALDADSADPMNALLHHCKTQPERLSELRYIQSEITRQVTNGSGVLEFASLAGHYLEPDEMERFLRLAHEQRPDLWQTAVTLAEHLREHDGVEQSITLMQATCERFPLMPRTWMELAECYGALPDRKRQIEAAMRVREINPGWGWGMRNLAEALKKDARYEEALDVMQQAVRHSPQDGRNHGWVAELAWHLGKKRLAVDHLKKAVEHEPGYGWAWGRLEEWGAEVGEKNAAREAAEALTRSRPNEARSWLTLADLMTQASEFPAQLATLDRAIAAAPHATRAYDEKARVLTLAGRFEEAFAVLESHPDQQRPADIIAREAWILWRKHDRSAAVARMRSALEADPAMVWGWKCLAEWYEAMKDLSGEEDAITHLSQIEPGDHIHLGLLGDVRERRGDTAGAIAAFERALAIAPDYGFALRKLFDHHCGKKDFATARKLLDDSRPHYAEIEYHSRLFLWHWRQGQSAESRAALLKMTEQEDAFDFSFNRVLDEVKLKKTRPELPIMRNELAKTIRDGKARNTHAAAFYVALTHLLGQVPRWNVLCHVPLGDEGSEQVIIRYVNKTVERWEEQEKASFGLLACWWEARRIDQLIRERREALQSNNEMWGTIGYALHTLKRHRQAVDWLQDWRERSHLEPYMLNNLLMSLQSLGRRDEAAAVLARGLDLPRHDDTTMRFHLYAALEDALAHSADSAQKHLDVVHEPELSAFSKRVLGLVRSLLDYQPGKPPKPFHQGAQTALSLFMDSNEDSRLGRDYATRACSLIGRHNHSWKPQIWLFYERQSRMLWLCGVILVVILSRLLR from the coding sequence TTGCCAGAAGAGAGCCTTTTTGTTAGCACCACAGCGATGATGGAGCCGGATGATGAAGTGATCAAAAAGGTGAGCGAGCTGCGCAAGCAGGCGTTGTTCCTAGATGCGTGGAAGCTGCTGGAGCCGTATGCGCGACCCGAGGAGTGGAGCCAGGCAAAGCACCGTGCCGTGGGTGCACGCATGATCGAATCCATGGGCGGTGAAAAGCGTGGGCGGAAGATGTGGTTCCGCCTTTGGCATGATCGCAGGACTCGCCATGTGGTGCGTGAGGACATGGTGTGGGAGCTGCTGGACATGCGCGGCGCTTTCTTGGCCTGGCAGTGGTTGGAGAAGCACCCACCGATGCCAGAGGAGGAGGTAGCGGAGCACCGTGATCATCCCGGTGTGCAGGCTTATCTTTTAGCGAAGCTGCGTGACTTTGAGCGTGCGGAAAAGCTCGTGGATGGGCTGATCGTGGCCCACCCAGAGTCCACTTGGGGTTGGTCTGTGAAAGCGGACATTTTGGAGCTGCAGGATCGGCGTGAGGAGGCCCTCGCGGCGGCGGAAAAGGCTCTGAGCATCCGCTCCACGCATATTTCCTCTCTCCACTCGCAGTTTGATCTGCTGCTGGCGATGGGGCGTGAGCCGGAGGCTCTGGAAAAACTGCGAGCTGGCTGCGCACGCACGCAATGCCCCTCCTTGCTGCGAAAATTAGCCAATCTCCAGATCGAGCTCGGCATGCACGAGGAGGCACTCGCCACGCTGAACCGTCATGAGGAGCTGCTGCCACTGATGGAGGAGGATATGCAGCGCTGGCAGGCTGGGAGACGCTGTGATCTCGCCAGTGCGATGGGCGACCACGCGGAGGCGCTACGGCAGGCGCGGCTGGCGGCAAAGCCAGACAGCTTCTATGCGAAAGTGGCTGAGTACTTGGAAAAAACACAGGGCCAGCAGCTTACCCGCCGCGTCCTGCCAGTCGGTTTTGTGGCGCAGCATCACCTCACGTGTGCCCCGGCGACGGTGAGCGCAGTAGCACGCTTTCTGGGCAAAGAAGTGGGTCATATCGAGTTAGCGGATGAGATTTGTTATGACGGCACCCCGCATTATCAGGAGCGAACATGGGCGGAGAAGCATGGCTGGGCCGTGCGCGAGTTCAGTGTGACGGTGGAGAGTGCCAAGCAGCTCATCGACCGCGGTATCCCGATCATTCTGAGCATGGTTTACTCCGATAGCGCCCATGCCCAGGCGGTGATCGGTTACGATGAATACCGCCAAGTGCTCTTCGTGCGCGATCCGTCGGAGCGCACCATGACGGAGTTCTTGGCGCTGGAGGCACTGGCGGGGCAGGCTCCCTTTGGTCCGCGTGGACTTGCCATGGTGCCGGTGGAGCAATCACACCGCTTTGATGGGCTGGAACTGCCGGAACAGGCTCTCTATGACATCAAGCATGCTTTTGATGATGCGCTGACACGCCATGACCGAGCGGCGTCATTGCTACTACTCGAGCAGATGCGGCGAGATCATCCGCAGGAGCGCTTACGTTGGCATGTGGAGCTGGCACTGGCTCGTTACGATGACAATACGCATGCACGCCTGGAGGGACTGGAGGCCCTGCTCCAGATGCATCCGAAAACGATCAACTGGCAGATCGACCGCCTGCATGTGCTGCGAGAGCTGCGTGGTCGTGAAGTCTTCACCGAGGAGCTGCGCCGCGCCTGTGCGGATAAGGAGACGCACCCACTGCTCTGGCGCATGCTGGGCCGTGAGCTGCACTGGGAGGCGCGGCATGTGGATGAGGCCCGCCGCTGGATTCACCGCTACCACCGCGCACGGCTGGATGCCTACGCGGTGATCACCTCTGCGAACATGCTTTGGGACGTGCGCCGCTGGGAAGAGGCCTCCGATTTGTACCGCATCGCGAGCTGCTTGGAGGATAAGAATGAATCCTTCACCATGTCTTACTTCAAGACATCTCGCTGGGTGCGGCGCAGTGAGGAGGCGCTGCGGCTGCTGCGGGGCCGCTTCGAGCGTGATGGGCATCTCTCACCACAGCCTGCCTACTCGCTGGCGGAGGCTCTCGATATGATCAATCGCACGGAGGAGGCCATCTCGGTGATGGATGCCGCCATCCAGCGCCGCCCGGATGACATGGAGCTCGCCCTCCAGCATGCGAACTGGCTCCTGCGCACTGGCAAGCTGGAACGTACGCGTGAGGCACTGGCACGGGTGAAATCCCGCACGGCACCTGGCGCATGGCACCGTGTCGATGCACAGCTCGCCAGCCAAGAGGGCGACCATCACCGTGAGCTGGCCGATTGGCAGCAAGTCATCCTCCATGAGCCCCAGGCTGCCGATGCCCACCGTGCCGTGGCGCGGCTGCTGGAGCAGTTGGAAAGCCGCACTGCGGCTCTGGCCCATCTGCGTGCTGCATGTGAGCGCTTCCCGTTTCACTGGCCACTGCATGACACCTGGAGTGATTGGGTACGTGGTGATAGCCCAGAGGCGATGGAGGCCGCTGCGCGTGAACTCCTGCGCATCGATCCACGCAGCAGCTCAGCATGGCGGGAAGTCGCCATCTCGATGAAAAACCGCCAGCGCTTCACGGAGGCACATGAGGCCATGCAGCACTCTGCCGCACTCGATCCGATGAATCCGTGGCACTACCATGTGCTCGGAGGCGTGTTCGCGGCAGAAAAACGGCTCCCAGAGGCCAAAGCGGCCTACCGCCGCGCGATCGCACTCGATGCGGATAGTGCTGATCCGATGAATGCGCTGCTCCATCACTGCAAAACGCAGCCTGAGCGCCTTTCTGAGCTGCGCTACATCCAGAGTGAGATCACACGCCAGGTCACCAATGGCAGCGGCGTGCTCGAATTCGCCTCCCTCGCGGGTCATTACCTGGAACCAGATGAGATGGAGCGCTTCCTGCGGCTGGCGCATGAGCAGCGTCCAGATTTATGGCAGACTGCTGTGACACTGGCAGAGCATCTTCGTGAGCATGACGGCGTGGAGCAGTCCATCACGCTCATGCAGGCCACTTGTGAGCGTTTTCCACTCATGCCACGCACATGGATGGAGCTGGCAGAGTGCTATGGTGCCCTACCAGACCGCAAACGCCAGATCGAGGCCGCTATGCGTGTGCGAGAGATCAATCCAGGCTGGGGCTGGGGCATGCGAAACCTCGCCGAGGCACTCAAAAAAGATGCACGCTACGAAGAAGCGCTCGATGTCATGCAGCAAGCCGTGCGCCACTCTCCGCAAGACGGGCGTAATCACGGCTGGGTCGCTGAACTGGCCTGGCATCTCGGCAAAAAACGACTCGCGGTCGATCATCTGAAAAAAGCCGTCGAGCACGAGCCCGGCTACGGATGGGCCTGGGGCCGTCTCGAAGAATGGGGGGCCGAAGTCGGCGAGAAAAACGCCGCTCGTGAGGCTGCGGAGGCGCTGACACGCTCACGGCCGAATGAGGCCCGCTCCTGGCTCACCCTGGCGGATTTGATGACGCAGGCCTCCGAGTTCCCTGCGCAACTCGCCACGCTGGATCGCGCCATCGCAGCCGCTCCGCATGCCACACGGGCTTATGATGAAAAAGCTCGTGTTTTGACCCTGGCTGGTCGTTTTGAAGAGGCCTTCGCCGTGCTTGAATCCCACCCAGATCAGCAGCGGCCCGCAGACATCATCGCCCGTGAGGCCTGGATTCTCTGGCGCAAGCATGACCGCAGTGCCGCCGTGGCCCGCATGCGCTCCGCGCTGGAGGCTGATCCAGCGATGGTCTGGGGCTGGAAGTGCCTCGCAGAGTGGTATGAGGCGATGAAGGATCTCTCTGGCGAAGAAGATGCGATCACGCACCTCAGCCAGATCGAGCCCGGTGATCACATCCACCTCGGACTGCTCGGAGACGTGCGGGAGCGCCGTGGCGACACCGCAGGTGCCATCGCGGCTTTTGAGCGAGCATTGGCCATCGCGCCTGATTACGGTTTTGCACTGCGGAAGCTCTTTGATCATCACTGTGGCAAAAAAGACTTCGCCACGGCCCGAAAGCTCCTGGATGACTCACGTCCGCACTATGCAGAGATCGAGTATCACTCACGGCTCTTCCTCTGGCACTGGCGGCAGGGCCAGTCCGCCGAGTCGCGTGCAGCGCTGCTCAAAATGACCGAGCAGGAGGATGCCTTCGATTTCTCCTTCAATCGTGTTCTTGATGAAGTGAAGCTCAAAAAGACCCGGCCAGAGCTCCCCATCATGAGAAACGAGCTCGCGAAGACCATTCGCGATGGGAAAGCCCGAAACACGCATGCAGCGGCCTTTTATGTCGCACTCACCCATCTGCTCGGGCAGGTGCCGCGCTGGAATGTGCTCTGTCACGTTCCGTTGGGTGATGAGGGCAGTGAGCAGGTCATCATTCGCTATGTCAATAAAACCGTCGAACGCTGGGAGGAGCAGGAGAAGGCGTCCTTTGGCCTCCTCGCATGCTGGTGGGAGGCTCGTCGCATCGACCAGCTCATCCGCGAGCGCCGTGAGGCGCTGCAAAGCAACAATGAGATGTGGGGCACCATCGGATATGCCCTTCATACCTTAAAGCGCCATCGGCAGGCCGTCGATTGGCTCCAGGACTGGCGTGAGCGCTCTCACCTGGAGCCCTACATGCTCAATAACCTGCTCATGTCCCTTCAGAGCCTAGGTCGCCGTGATGAAGCCGCTGCCGTGCTCGCACGCGGGCTCGATTTGCCACGTCATGACGATACCACCATGCGATTCCACCTCTACGCGGCGCTGGAGGATGCACTCGCCCACAGCGCAGACAGCGCTCAAAAGCATCTGGACGTGGTGCATGAGCCAGAGCTATCCGCCTTTTCAAAGCGTGTGCTCGGACTCGTACGGTCCCTGCTCGACTACCAGCCAGGAAAGCCGCCCAAACCCTTTCATCAGGGCGCTCAGACTGCTCTAAGCTTATTCATGGACTCCAATGAAGATAGCCGCCTCGGACGAGACTACGCCACCCGCGCATGCTCGCTCATCGGACGGCATAATCATTCTTGGAAACCGCAGATTTGGCTGTTTTACGAGCGTCAAAGCCGGATGCTATGGCTCTGTGGAGTCATCCTGGTTGTCATCCTCAGCCGACTCCTCCGCTGA
- a CDS encoding alpha/beta hydrolase, giving the protein MTEKRKPGTGGIVFLGLMKKLICFLIVGVCSLQAQNPAAAKVPDATDARAAKLQPAKTIVYKKVGDLELKMHIFEPQGFQASDRRSCFLVIHGGGWTGGAPPRMYPFAAHFAEKGLVGISMSYRLHSVKTGVSVFDCVKDARSAVRYLRSHAAELGIDPQKIIVSGGSAGGHLAASTALFDQVNEDGEDLTVSASPNALVLLFPVIDTSKDGYGQAKIGPRWQELSPAHHVHAGLPPTLTFHGTGDTVTPFAGAKTFHEAMLKAGNRSELDVNEGGAHGYLMRDAILLDDTLRKTDVFLKSLGLMQ; this is encoded by the coding sequence ATGACCGAAAAGCGCAAGCCAGGCACCGGGGGCATCGTTTTCCTGGGCCTCATGAAAAAGCTGATTTGCTTCCTTATTGTCGGAGTTTGCTCGTTGCAGGCTCAAAACCCCGCTGCGGCCAAAGTGCCAGACGCCACAGATGCTCGCGCGGCGAAGCTCCAACCCGCCAAAACCATCGTGTACAAGAAAGTGGGCGATTTGGAGCTCAAAATGCATATTTTCGAGCCACAGGGCTTTCAGGCGAGTGATCGGCGCTCATGCTTCCTGGTCATTCACGGTGGTGGCTGGACGGGTGGAGCACCGCCACGCATGTACCCCTTTGCTGCGCATTTCGCGGAAAAGGGGCTGGTGGGTATCAGCATGTCCTACCGGCTCCACAGTGTGAAGACTGGCGTGAGTGTTTTTGATTGTGTGAAGGATGCCCGCTCCGCTGTGCGCTATCTGCGCAGTCACGCGGCTGAGTTGGGCATCGATCCGCAGAAAATCATCGTCAGTGGCGGTTCCGCCGGAGGTCATTTGGCCGCTTCGACAGCGCTTTTTGATCAGGTGAACGAGGATGGGGAAGATCTCACGGTTTCCGCATCGCCCAATGCGCTGGTGTTGCTCTTTCCGGTGATCGATACCTCGAAAGACGGCTACGGGCAGGCAAAAATCGGCCCGCGTTGGCAGGAGCTTTCGCCAGCGCATCATGTCCATGCCGGATTGCCGCCCACGCTTACGTTTCATGGCACGGGAGATACGGTGACGCCCTTTGCTGGTGCCAAGACCTTTCACGAGGCCATGCTCAAAGCCGGAAACCGCAGCGAGCTCGATGTGAATGAGGGCGGTGCTCACGGCTACCTCATGCGAGATGCCATCCTGCTCGATGACACACTGCGGAAGACGGATGTCTTTCTGAAGTCACTGGGGCTGATGCAGTGA
- the folP gene encoding dihydropteroate synthase, with amino-acid sequence MGIVNINDDSFCGDGTLDPTLALAQAAQMLRDGADIIDIGAESARTNREAISVSEEIDRLMPFLAKWPELKAHHNSPLLSINTWRSDVIAAVLPEGGDIINDISGLPDAFNAKLCADHGAALLIMHSIGQPKVPHTHVRYERIMDALEHFFEQRLVMAESVGLPRENVILDPGIDFAKQRDDNLTIYRELERLHRFGRPILLPVSRKTVIGDVLGLPANERDAGTVACIAAGMSRGAQIFRVHHVQAAVQSVKMLWAVQNAA; translated from the coding sequence ATGGGGATCGTGAACATCAATGATGACTCCTTTTGTGGCGATGGGACGCTAGATCCCACGCTGGCTCTGGCGCAGGCCGCGCAGATGCTGCGAGATGGCGCTGACATCATCGACATCGGTGCCGAGAGTGCTCGGACGAATCGGGAGGCGATCAGCGTGAGCGAAGAAATCGACCGATTGATGCCCTTTTTGGCAAAATGGCCGGAGCTGAAGGCGCACCACAATTCCCCGCTGCTCTCCATCAATACCTGGCGCTCCGATGTGATCGCCGCAGTGCTGCCAGAGGGCGGCGACATCATCAACGACATCAGCGGCCTGCCAGATGCCTTCAACGCCAAGCTCTGCGCCGATCACGGTGCCGCACTACTCATCATGCACAGCATCGGGCAGCCAAAGGTGCCCCACACGCATGTGCGCTACGAGAGAATCATGGATGCGCTGGAGCATTTTTTCGAGCAACGGCTCGTCATGGCCGAAAGCGTGGGTTTGCCGCGAGAAAACGTGATTTTGGACCCAGGGATCGACTTTGCGAAGCAGCGGGATGATAACCTGACGATCTACCGCGAGCTGGAGCGGCTGCACCGCTTCGGCAGGCCCATTTTATTGCCCGTCTCACGCAAGACGGTGATCGGGGATGTACTCGGCCTGCCTGCCAATGAACGAGATGCGGGCACGGTGGCCTGCATCGCGGCAGGAATGAGCCGTGGGGCGCAGATTTTCCGCGTACACCATGTCCAGGCCGCTGTGCAGTCCGTGAAGATGCTCTGGGCCGTGCAGAATGCCGCGTGA
- a CDS encoding threonine synthase, which produces MRYFSTRGQTPLHTFSEAVEAGLAPDGGLFLPESLPSIAEKLPQWSTLTYPQLAAEFFTLFAPEIPLAEWHTLTAEAYRRFESPDVAPLRKITDKTYILELFHGPTLAFKDFALQLLGLLYKRQTKLSGKKLCVLGATSGDTGSAAIHGCMGQDGIQIFILYPNGRVSPLQERQMACTGASNVFAIPVPGTFDDAQRVVKDCFGDKEFTTAVNLSAVNSINIARILAQCVYYIWAVLRLPEKDRATCEFVVPTGNFGNVLAGWLAQRMGLPCGTFRVATNQNDILHRFFTSGEYRQGEVHPSHAPSMDIQAASNFERFLYFVLGEDSARVRDVMARIKAGEDIHIDLPPTTFRASRMDDARIVRATAQMWQDWQYVLDPHTACGFTDVATDRVSIVLSTASPAKFPDVVQSATGHEPTHPALESLKAREMHRWPLEATTEAVKAFIREKAAVS; this is translated from the coding sequence ATGCGCTACTTTTCCACTCGCGGCCAGACGCCGCTGCACACCTTTTCTGAAGCCGTCGAGGCCGGTCTCGCGCCGGATGGCGGCCTGTTTTTGCCAGAATCCCTGCCATCCATCGCGGAGAAGCTGCCGCAGTGGTCCACGCTGACGTATCCGCAGCTCGCGGCGGAGTTTTTCACGCTCTTCGCACCGGAGATCCCGCTCGCAGAGTGGCATACACTCACGGCGGAGGCCTACCGCCGCTTTGAATCGCCCGATGTCGCACCGCTGAGGAAGATCACGGATAAAACCTACATCCTAGAGCTCTTCCACGGCCCTACGCTGGCCTTCAAAGACTTCGCGCTGCAACTACTGGGCCTCCTTTATAAACGGCAGACGAAACTCAGTGGGAAGAAGCTCTGCGTGCTCGGTGCGACCTCCGGCGACACGGGCAGTGCGGCCATCCACGGCTGCATGGGCCAGGATGGTATCCAGATTTTCATTTTGTATCCCAATGGCCGCGTCTCGCCGCTGCAGGAGCGCCAGATGGCCTGCACCGGTGCGAGCAATGTCTTTGCCATCCCGGTGCCCGGCACCTTCGATGATGCGCAGCGTGTGGTGAAAGACTGCTTCGGCGACAAAGAGTTCACCACGGCGGTGAATCTCTCCGCCGTGAACTCCATCAACATCGCCCGCATCTTAGCGCAGTGCGTGTACTACATCTGGGCCGTGCTGCGACTGCCAGAGAAAGACCGCGCGACGTGTGAGTTCGTCGTTCCCACGGGGAATTTCGGCAACGTGCTGGCTGGCTGGCTGGCGCAGCGCATGGGCCTGCCCTGCGGCACTTTCCGCGTGGCGACGAACCAAAATGACATCCTCCACCGCTTCTTCACCTCGGGTGAGTATCGCCAGGGCGAGGTGCATCCGAGTCATGCGCCCAGCATGGACATCCAGGCCGCATCGAACTTTGAGCGCTTCCTCTACTTCGTGCTCGGGGAGGACAGCGCACGCGTGCGTGATGTGATGGCGCGGATCAAAGCCGGTGAGGACATCCACATCGACCTGCCGCCCACCACCTTCCGCGCTAGCCGCATGGATGATGCACGCATCGTCCGCGCTACGGCTCAGATGTGGCAGGATTGGCAGTATGTGCTCGATCCACACACCGCCTGCGGCTTCACCGATGTGGCGACAGATCGTGTCAGCATCGTGCTCAGCACGGCCAGCCCCGCAAAATTCCCAGATGTGGTGCAAAGCGCCACCGGCCATGAGCCGACGCATCCCGCTCTGGAGTCTCTCAAAGCCCGCGAAATGCACCGCTGGCCGCTGGAGGCCACGACGGAGGCCGTGAAGGCCTTCATCCGCGAAAAAGCTGCCGTATCATGA
- a CDS encoding alkaline phosphatase D family protein encodes MKILAALLLLPVAALAEIHHAQGEMAGEVTANSVFLQSRLTATPGPVLDESGDVPGQEGEAYFEWSEAADFSKPTRSKWSEAKAEYDFIIRTSASNLKPGTLYHYRLVFGETRESAKPGPTRSFKTLSESGDVSFCMGSCMNYHAFMHGKSNGGGPVTATEEDKLLGYPSFAAMAALRPDFFIGTGDIVYYDHPAKPAAQTLPELRRKWHEQARFPRLIDFFAHTPAYWSKDDHDFRFNDADLRAGKLPEPATGIEIFREQMPMFAIWDRSTPTYRTHRVHRHLQLWFVEGRDYRSPNKMPDGPEKSIWGREQREWLQNTLQASEATWKVIITPTPMVGPDRNSKTDNHTNLAGFKHEADSFFAWLREKSVQNVLTFCGDRHWQYHSIHPLGVEEFSVGALNDENAIRGEKPGGPKTTDPEGKIKQPYIYKEPTGGFLRVMIDDAAKLVLEHRDDHGTVLNTVTKQAATR; translated from the coding sequence ATGAAAATCCTCGCCGCGCTCCTCTTGCTGCCTGTGGCCGCTTTGGCCGAAATCCATCACGCACAGGGCGAAATGGCCGGTGAGGTCACGGCGAACTCCGTTTTTCTCCAAAGTCGGCTCACGGCGACTCCGGGGCCAGTTTTGGATGAAAGCGGCGATGTGCCAGGACAGGAAGGCGAGGCCTATTTTGAGTGGAGTGAGGCCGCTGATTTCTCCAAACCGACACGTAGCAAATGGAGTGAGGCAAAGGCGGAATACGATTTCATCATCCGCACCAGCGCCAGCAATCTGAAACCGGGCACGCTTTATCACTACCGGCTCGTTTTTGGCGAAACCCGCGAAAGTGCCAAACCCGGCCCGACACGCAGCTTCAAGACTCTGAGCGAAAGTGGCGACGTGAGCTTCTGCATGGGCAGTTGCATGAATTACCACGCCTTCATGCATGGTAAGTCCAACGGCGGCGGCCCCGTCACAGCCACCGAAGAGGACAAACTGCTCGGCTATCCCTCCTTCGCCGCCATGGCCGCGCTGAGGCCGGATTTCTTCATCGGCACGGGTGACATCGTTTATTACGATCATCCCGCGAAACCCGCCGCACAGACACTGCCGGAGCTGCGTCGCAAATGGCATGAGCAGGCCCGCTTTCCGCGATTGATCGATTTCTTCGCACACACTCCCGCTTATTGGTCCAAAGACGATCACGACTTCCGCTTCAATGATGCCGATCTGCGAGCCGGTAAGCTGCCAGAGCCGGCCACGGGCATCGAAATCTTCCGCGAGCAGATGCCCATGTTCGCGATTTGGGATCGCAGCACGCCCACCTATCGCACCCACCGCGTGCACCGGCATTTGCAGCTCTGGTTTGTCGAAGGCCGCGACTACCGCTCGCCGAACAAAATGCCCGATGGCCCCGAAAAGTCGATCTGGGGCCGTGAGCAGCGCGAGTGGCTGCAAAACACGCTCCAGGCCAGTGAGGCCACCTGGAAGGTCATCATCACCCCGACGCCGATGGTCGGCCCGGATCGCAACAGCAAGACAGACAACCACACCAACCTCGCCGGCTTCAAACATGAGGCCGACAGCTTCTTTGCCTGGCTGCGTGAGAAGAGCGTGCAAAACGTGCTCACCTTCTGCGGCGACCGCCATTGGCAGTATCACAGCATCCATCCGCTCGGTGTGGAGGAATTCTCCGTCGGTGCGCTGAATGATGAAAATGCCATTCGGGGTGAAAAGCCCGGCGGCCCCAAGACGACCGACCCCGAGGGCAAAATCAAGCAACCCTACATCTACAAAGAGCCCACCGGAGGCTTTTTGCGGGTGATGATCGATGATGCGGCCAAGCTGGTGCTCGAGCACCGCGACGATCACGGCACCGTGCTCAATACCGTGACGAAGCAGGCCGCTACACGCTGA